A single genomic interval of Falco cherrug isolate bFalChe1 chromosome 8, bFalChe1.pri, whole genome shotgun sequence harbors:
- the THG1L gene encoding probable tRNA(His) guanylyltransferase isoform X2, with the protein MTHVVSQFASSYVFYWKDYFKDQQLLYPPGFDGRIVLYPSNQNLKDYLSWRQADCHINNLYNTVFWMLVQRSGLTPVQAQDRLQGTLAGDKNEILFSEFNINYNNEPLMYRKGTVLIWQKVNEVMTKKIKLPTEAEEKEVEVTRTRTKVVPLHCDIIGDQFWEEYPQILAEDS; encoded by the exons ATGACTCATGTGGTCTCCCAGTTTGCCTCAAGTTACGTTTTCTATTGGAAGGATTACTTTAAGGACCAGCAACTTCTGTACCCACCAGGATTTGATGGACGAATTGTGTTGTATCCAAGCAACCAAAATTTAAAGGATTacctcagctggagacaagcAGACT GCCATATTAATAACCTTTATAATACAGTGTTTTGGATGCTTGTACAGCGAAGTGGTTTGACACCAGTGCAAGCACAGGACAGACTTCAG GGAACTTTGGCTGGAGATAAGAAtgaaatcttgttttctgaatTCAACATCAACTACAACAATGAACCTTTGATGTACAGAAAAGGAACTGTCTTAATATGGCAGAAG GTTAACGAAGTCATgactaagaaaataaaactaccaacggaagcagaagaaaaggaagttgAAGTTACCCGGACTAGGACTAAAGTTGTTCCCCTGCACTGTGACATTATTGGGGACCAGTTCTGGGAGGAATATCCTCAGATTCTGGCGGAGGATAGTTGA
- the THG1L gene encoding probable tRNA(His) guanylyltransferase isoform X3: protein MDKVMNIVLFSKRTADGLKEEQGFDGRIVLYPSNQNLKDYLSWRQADCHINNLYNTVFWMLVQRSGLTPVQAQDRLQGTLAGDKNEILFSEFNINYNNEPLMYRKGTVLIWQKVNEVMTKKIKLPTEAEEKEVEVTRTRTKVVPLHCDIIGDQFWEEYPQILAEDS from the exons ATGGACAAAGTGATGAatatagttttgttttcaaaaagaacagcagaTGGTTTAAAAGAAGAGCAAG GATTTGATGGACGAATTGTGTTGTATCCAAGCAACCAAAATTTAAAGGATTacctcagctggagacaagcAGACT GCCATATTAATAACCTTTATAATACAGTGTTTTGGATGCTTGTACAGCGAAGTGGTTTGACACCAGTGCAAGCACAGGACAGACTTCAG GGAACTTTGGCTGGAGATAAGAAtgaaatcttgttttctgaatTCAACATCAACTACAACAATGAACCTTTGATGTACAGAAAAGGAACTGTCTTAATATGGCAGAAG GTTAACGAAGTCATgactaagaaaataaaactaccaacggaagcagaagaaaaggaagttgAAGTTACCCGGACTAGGACTAAAGTTGTTCCCCTGCACTGTGACATTATTGGGGACCAGTTCTGGGAGGAATATCCTCAGATTCTGGCGGAGGATAGTTGA
- the LSM11 gene encoding U7 snRNA-associated Sm-like protein LSm11: MEEAEGAAGGAEQRGPRRRPGPERSPSPSRLDVSSSRFDPLLALYSARTPLPFPAAPCFNNLAEYESFQRGLLRPRGRRAAPSRRGPPASRAARRGPPAADPERIQRLRSLMVNAGPEQEAAEGGAARRRRPPRNVLTRMPLHEGSPLGELHRCVRDGVKINVHIRTFKGLRGVCTGFLVAFDKFWNMALTDVDETYRKPVMGKAFYAEPQLTLTRLFDRLKLQESSVKKGADSKTVSEELALTNDSQTLGLKIGSGRGRAEDEREKQKRLGRAGEKKMPGDSLHLATRGEADVGSRTAHAEGATAGGTHARSRSQRKRRPKVDYQQVFTRHINQIFIRGENVLLVHLAH, translated from the exons ATGGAGGAGGCCgagggggctgcgggcggcgcGGAGCAGCggggcccccgccgccggcccgggcccgagcgctcccccagccccagccgccTGGACGTGAGCTCCAGCCGGTTCGATCCGCTGCTGGCGCTGTACTCCGCCCGCACGCCGCTGCCCTTCCCCGCCGCGCCCTGCTTCAACAACCTGGCCGAGTACGAGAGCTTCCAGCGCGGCCTGCTCCGCCCgcgcggccgccgcgccgctccctcccgccgcggcccgcccgcctcccgcgccgcccgccgcgggccgcccgccgccgacCCCGAGCGCATCCAGCGCCTCCGCAGCCTCATGGTGAACGCGGGCCCCGAGCAGGAGGCGGCCgagggcggcgcggcccggcgccggcggccgccgcggaACGTCCTCACCCGGATGCCCC TCCATGAAGGCAGCCCACTGGGGGAACTTCATCGCTGTGTCCGAGATGGTGTAAAAATCAATGTCCATATCCGCACTTTCAAAGGGCTTCGTGGAGTCTGCACAGGGTTTTTGGTTGCATTTGACAAGTTCTGGAATATG GCCCTTACAGATGTGGATGAGACATACAGGAAACCAGTAATGGGCAAAGCTTTCTATGCAGAACCTCAGCTCACCCTAACCCGG CTGTTTGACAGACTCAAACTGCAGGAGTCCTCAGTAAAGAAGGGAGCTGACTCAAAGACTGTCTCAGAGGAGCTAGCCTTGACAAATGACTCTCAGACGCTGGGATTGAAAATTGGATCGGGACGAGGGAGAGCAGAAGATGAGCGTGAGAAGCAGAAGCGCttgggcagagctggagaaaagaagatgCCAGGTGACAGTTTGCATCTGGCTACCAGAGGTGAAGCTGATGTGGGTAGCAGGACTGCCCACGCAGAGGGTGCCACTGCTGGTGGTACCCATGCAAGAAGCCGTTCACAGAGAAAAAGGCGGCCCAAAGTGGATTATCAGCAGGTGTTCACACGTCACataaaccagatttttattCGAGGAGAGAATGTCTTGCTTGTGCACTTAGCACATTGA
- the SOX30 gene encoding transcription factor SOX-30 — protein MERWLREPPLRPRAAPGPRRRPPPPRPQGEAQGPPRVPHIKVEEPEPGEAGGGLRCFPAPWEGREALGSVRREMARERGGGGKEPREAVAVKVEPPDVALEPGGVRAGAGAGPAAPPCGPARAGTDERRVQPCEGLGVPPGDQKVAGVRQPLAPGSRTQGPLLPVKPVPLKTESLPEPSVKIETKNIPFTVLPSDSGMPDAPFSKDKSGHVKRPMNAFMVWARIHRPALAKANPTANNAEISVQLGLEWSKLTEEQKQPYYDEAHKIQQRHREEFPGWVYQPRLGKRKRFPLPVSTVFSSTSQSIVTTNPGGIYPFQSPAFSVFIPNVKNSTGHPPCEPPSASCLSASSIQHAGPITLFQTTSASIASVAVPLPALPLHPVISPQHIAEPAQIAGLDVSFGLNCSLKRPTPVFNRNPSNITATIGRISVSNSELPKEYPGVSVFPRGIPLPQTAPFLHSQLCEPPRTHQPASLFGMPPQFSFYHRYFVPGPQYFPSSICPFSRPPFACGNFSSSVPECFGFYKNRYQRQEVMFSAMDEGYPFKQSPEESTRQNQRSSESLQVAPCHSSYNQEQYLSPLQQLDVDVVREVLSPYRPPTPSTSRIVNVTDTDEEEEVKLLQAL, from the exons ATGGAGCGGTGGCTGAGGGAGCCCCCGCTCcgccccagggctgccccggggccccgccggcgccccccgccgccccggccgcaGGGGGAGGCGCAGGGTCCCCCCAGGGTGCCGCACATCAAAGTGGAGGAGCCCGAgccgggggaggcggggggcgggctGAGGTGCTTCCCGGCGCCCTGGGAGGGTCGGGAGGCCCTCGGCTCCGTCCGGAGAGAAATGGCCCGTGAGCGAGGCGGCGGTGGGAAGGAGCCGCGGGAAGCCGTTGCTGTCAAGGTGGAGCCGCCCGACGTGGCCCTTGAGCCCGGCGGGGTGAGGGCAGGAGCGGGCgctggccccgctgcccccccgtGCGGGCCTGCCCGTGCCGGCACCGATGAGCGCAGGGTGCAGCCGTGTGAGGGGCTTGGGGTCCCCCCTGGAGATCAGAAGGTCGCGGGTGTGCGCCAGCCCTTGGCTCCGGGGTCCCGCACACAAGGCCCTCTGCTGCCGGTGAAGCCAGTGCCGCTCAAAACAGAGTCTTTACCGGAGCCTTCAGTAAAGATCGAAACTAAAAATATTCCCTTCACAGTACTGCCCTCCGATTCAG GCATGCCAGATGCTCCATTTAGCAAGGACAAAAGTGGCCATGTAAAGCGTCCAATGAACGCATTTATGGTGTGGGCTAGGATTCATCGGCCTGCCCTAGCAAAAGCTAACCCAACTGCCAATAATGCAGAAATCAGTGTTCAGCTTGGATTGGAGTGGAGCAAACTGactgaagagcagaagcagccctATTATGATGAAGCTCATAAAATACAACAAAGGCACAGAGAAGAATTTCCTG GTTGGGTTTATCAACCACGACTAGGCAAAAGGAAGCGTTTTCCACTCCCCGTTTCTACTGTATTTTCCAGCACTTCTCAGAGTATCGTCACTACAAATCCAGGTGGCATTTATCCCTTCCAGTCacctgctttctctgtattcatCCCCAATGTTAAGAACAGTACTGGGCATCCACCCT GTGAGCCTCCGTCTGCCAGCTGTCTGTCAGCTTCTTCCATTCAACATGCTGGTCCAATTACTCTTTTCCAGACTACTAGTGCAAGCATTGCATCAGTGGCTGTTCCacttccagctctgcccctgcacCCTGTAATTTCACCACAGCACATTGCTGAACCTGCTCAGATAGCAGGTCTTGATGTATCATTTGGGCTCAATTGCTCTCTGAAAAGACCTACACCAGTTTTCAACAGAAACCCAAGTAACATAACCGCCACCATTGGCAGAATTTCTGTCTCTAATAGTGAGCTGCCAAAGGAGTACCCAGGGGTTTCTGTTTTTCCTAGAGGGATACCTCTTCCCCAAACTGCCCCTTTTCTTCACTCACAGCTCTGTGAGCCTCCTCGCACCCATCAGCCAGCCAGTCTATTTGGAATGCCTCCTCAGTTTTCGTTTTACCACCGTTACTTTGTACCTGGACCGCAGTATTTCCCCTCAAG CATATGCCCATTCAGCCGACCTCCATTTGCCTGTGGGAATTTCTCCAGCTCAGTGCCTGAATGCTTTGGCTTTTATAAAAATAGGTACCAAAGACAGGAGGTGATGTTTTCTGCTATGGATGAAGGCTATCCTTTCAAGCAATCCCCAGAAGAAAGTACACGTCAGAACCAACGCAGCTCTGAGAGCCTTCAAGTAGCGCCCTGTCACAGCAGCTACAACCAGGAGCAGTATTTAAGCCCCCTACAACAACTGGATGTTGACGTAGTGAGGGAGGTTTTATCACCATACAGGCCACCTACTCCCTCCACCAGCCGCATAGTCAATGTAACTGACACCGATGAGGAAGAAGAAGTAAAGTTGTTGCAAgcattgtaa
- the THG1L gene encoding probable tRNA(His) guanylyltransferase isoform X1, giving the protein MLGSWRAAAAVVARSGRWACCQRGRCRRLSMAKSKFEYVRDFEADDTCLPNCWIVVRLDGRNFHRFSEQHEFKKPNDDRALHLMTKCAQTVMQELEDIAIAYGQSDEYSFVFKKNSRWFKRRASKFMTHVVSQFASSYVFYWKDYFKDQQLLYPPGFDGRIVLYPSNQNLKDYLSWRQADCHINNLYNTVFWMLVQRSGLTPVQAQDRLQGTLAGDKNEILFSEFNINYNNEPLMYRKGTVLIWQKVNEVMTKKIKLPTEAEEKEVEVTRTRTKVVPLHCDIIGDQFWEEYPQILAEDS; this is encoded by the exons ATGCTGGGGAGCTggcgggctgcggcggctgTCGTTGCGCGGAGCGGGAGGTGGGCGTGCTGCCAGCGCGGCCGTTGCCGCCGCCTCTCCATGGCGAAAAGCAAATTCGAGTATGTGCGGGACTTCGAGGCGGACGACACGTGTCTGCCCAACTGCTGGATAGTGGTCCGGCTGGACGGCCGCAACTTCCACAG GTTTTCTGAGCAGCATGAGTTCAAAAAGCCAAATGATGACCGTGCTCTTCATCTGATGACCAAGTGTGCCCAGACAGTGATGCAAGAATTGGAGGATATTGCTATTGCTTATGGACAAAGTGATGAatatagttttgttttcaaaaagaacagcagaTGGTTTAAAAGAAGAGCAAG TAAGTTCATGACTCATGTGGTCTCCCAGTTTGCCTCAAGTTACGTTTTCTATTGGAAGGATTACTTTAAGGACCAGCAACTTCTGTACCCACCAGGATTTGATGGACGAATTGTGTTGTATCCAAGCAACCAAAATTTAAAGGATTacctcagctggagacaagcAGACT GCCATATTAATAACCTTTATAATACAGTGTTTTGGATGCTTGTACAGCGAAGTGGTTTGACACCAGTGCAAGCACAGGACAGACTTCAG GGAACTTTGGCTGGAGATAAGAAtgaaatcttgttttctgaatTCAACATCAACTACAACAATGAACCTTTGATGTACAGAAAAGGAACTGTCTTAATATGGCAGAAG GTTAACGAAGTCATgactaagaaaataaaactaccaacggaagcagaagaaaaggaagttgAAGTTACCCGGACTAGGACTAAAGTTGTTCCCCTGCACTGTGACATTATTGGGGACCAGTTCTGGGAGGAATATCCTCAGATTCTGGCGGAGGATAGTTGA